The following coding sequences lie in one Sinorhizobium fredii USDA 257 genomic window:
- a CDS encoding putative monovalent cation/H+ antiporter subunit A — protein sequence MDVTALTFLALALPFAAALVAPSLTRLLGQNAAWVLALAPAAIFLHFLRFLPDVARGETVTGGYAWIPSFNVSFSWLIDGLSLTFVLLISGIGALIVLYSGGYLKGHPQQGRFFSFILMFMGSMQGLVVSDSFLMLFVFWELTSITSFLLIGFDHGREAARRAALQALVVTGGGGLLLLAGLLILWNVSGVTQLSLLLSFGSELKESPFYLAALLLVLGGAFTKSAQFPFHFWLPNAMEAPTPVSAYLHSATMVKAGVYLLMRLNPVLGGTPEWQLLLPLFGGATLVIGAALAVRESDLKLMLAYTTMASLGLLVMLIGLGSPHAIEAAALYLVAHALFKGALFMVAGILDHETGSRDLSQLGGLRSAMPLTFGVALAAALSMGGLPPFFGFLAKEELYAAFSAFDLRSGLFAMLTVVGNALMFAVAFAVALKPFLGPRVSTPKHVHEAPLLLWIGPAILALKGLSIALMSGLAHRLISSPMASAIAGEARTVEISLEPHLGLPLMLSALTTALGVAFYVNLARLRAAMTAILADIGWGPDQGFDQFMRGLVRLAVALTRRLQGGRFEVYMTATFALVAVVLLAIPLLYGEFPRAPFFSADVPAHELAIMAIAVAGLLAVVAASDRLTAIVSLGIQGFAVAVIYLLYGAPDLSFTQFMIETLSVVVLALVMTRLQLSPADHRPLPEKVRDVAIALACGFGFGLFLLRVTAVPFDNTLTEFFNLYSKSIAHGANVVNVIIVDFRGTDTLGEIAVVMTTGLAILALVRLRAGSLKRAVAAEVVADEHAPEERV from the coding sequence CCTCGTCGCACCTAGCCTGACGCGCCTACTCGGGCAGAATGCCGCCTGGGTTCTGGCTCTTGCGCCTGCGGCGATTTTCTTGCATTTCCTGCGCTTCCTTCCCGACGTCGCGCGCGGCGAAACTGTCACAGGCGGCTATGCGTGGATACCGTCCTTCAATGTCAGCTTTTCCTGGCTGATCGATGGTTTGTCGCTCACCTTCGTGCTGCTGATTTCCGGCATCGGGGCGCTGATCGTCCTCTATTCGGGCGGCTATTTGAAAGGCCACCCGCAACAGGGACGCTTCTTCTCCTTCATCCTCATGTTCATGGGATCGATGCAGGGGCTCGTCGTCTCCGACAGCTTCCTGATGCTCTTCGTCTTCTGGGAACTGACGTCGATAACCTCCTTCCTGCTGATCGGCTTCGATCACGGCCGCGAGGCCGCGCGCCGTGCCGCCCTGCAGGCCCTGGTCGTGACCGGGGGAGGCGGTCTTCTCCTGCTCGCCGGGCTGCTGATCCTTTGGAATGTCAGCGGTGTCACGCAGCTTTCGCTGCTACTCTCGTTCGGTTCCGAGTTGAAGGAAAGCCCCTTCTATCTCGCCGCACTGCTGCTGGTCCTCGGCGGCGCCTTCACCAAGTCGGCCCAGTTTCCGTTTCACTTCTGGCTGCCGAATGCGATGGAGGCGCCGACACCGGTTTCCGCCTATCTGCATTCGGCGACGATGGTGAAGGCGGGCGTCTATCTGTTGATGCGCCTCAATCCGGTTCTTGGCGGAACGCCGGAATGGCAGCTCCTTCTGCCTCTCTTTGGCGGCGCGACGCTGGTGATCGGCGCGGCGCTTGCGGTGCGCGAGAGCGATTTGAAGCTGATGCTGGCCTACACGACGATGGCGTCGCTCGGCTTGCTGGTGATGTTGATTGGCCTCGGCTCGCCGCATGCGATCGAGGCGGCAGCGCTCTATCTCGTGGCACATGCGCTGTTCAAGGGCGCGCTGTTCATGGTGGCTGGTATCCTCGATCACGAAACGGGATCACGTGACCTTTCGCAACTCGGCGGCCTTCGCTCGGCAATGCCGCTGACCTTTGGTGTTGCTCTTGCCGCTGCGCTCTCCATGGGCGGCCTGCCGCCGTTCTTCGGCTTCCTCGCGAAGGAAGAGCTCTATGCCGCCTTCTCCGCGTTCGACCTGCGCTCTGGGCTCTTCGCGATGCTGACGGTCGTCGGCAACGCCCTGATGTTTGCCGTCGCCTTCGCGGTCGCGCTGAAGCCCTTCCTGGGGCCCCGGGTCAGCACGCCAAAGCATGTCCACGAGGCGCCGCTGCTTCTCTGGATCGGCCCGGCAATTCTCGCCCTGAAGGGGCTCTCCATCGCGCTCATGTCCGGTCTCGCCCATCGGCTGATTTCGTCGCCAATGGCCTCGGCGATCGCCGGCGAGGCAAGGACGGTCGAGATATCGCTCGAGCCGCATCTCGGACTGCCGCTCATGCTCTCCGCACTGACGACGGCGCTCGGCGTCGCCTTCTACGTCAATCTCGCCCGCTTGCGCGCGGCGATGACGGCAATCCTCGCCGATATCGGCTGGGGGCCGGACCAGGGCTTCGACCAATTCATGCGCGGCCTCGTGCGCCTTGCGGTCGCGCTGACGCGGCGACTGCAGGGCGGCCGCTTCGAAGTCTATATGACCGCTACCTTTGCGCTCGTCGCCGTCGTCCTGCTGGCAATACCGCTCCTCTACGGCGAGTTCCCGCGTGCTCCCTTCTTCTCGGCGGACGTTCCGGCCCACGAGCTTGCGATCATGGCGATCGCCGTCGCCGGTCTCCTCGCCGTCGTGGCCGCGTCCGACCGCCTCACCGCCATCGTCTCCCTCGGCATCCAGGGTTTTGCCGTCGCCGTGATCTACCTGCTTTACGGTGCGCCGGATCTGTCCTTCACGCAATTCATGATCGAGACCCTGTCGGTCGTCGTGCTGGCGCTGGTGATGACCCGTCTGCAGCTCTCGCCCGCCGACCACCGGCCGCTCCCGGAGAAGGTGCGCGATGTGGCCATAGCGCTTGCCTGCGGCTTCGGCTTCGGCCTGTTCCTGCTGAGGGTCACGGCTGTGCCCTTCGACAACACGCTGACGGAGTTCTTCAACCTTTACTCGAAATCGATCGCGCACGGGGCGAATGTCGTCAACGTCATCATCGTCGATTTCCGCGGCACGGACACACTCGGCGAAATTGCCGTGGTGATGACCACCGGTCTCGCGATCCTGGCACTCGTGAGGCTCAGGGCCGGTTCGCTCAAGCGCGCCGTGGCCGCGGAGGTCGTCGCGGATGAACATGCGCCGGAGGAACGGGTATGA
- a CDS encoding Na+/H+ antiporter subunit B — protein MKSLIFRTVAPVLTSLMMLFSIFVLLRGHNEPGGGFIGGLIAVSALAIYGMAHGVETVRRAIFFHPMAIAGAGLFTATFAGLLSIVAGVPFMTGLWIYPSIFGIEVPLSTPFLFDAGVYLVVVGAISSIVLSLEERGGE, from the coding sequence ATGAAGTCGCTGATCTTCCGCACGGTTGCGCCGGTGCTGACGAGCCTGATGATGCTCTTCTCCATCTTCGTGCTGTTGCGCGGCCATAACGAGCCGGGCGGCGGCTTCATCGGCGGCTTGATCGCCGTTTCGGCTTTGGCGATCTATGGCATGGCACACGGTGTCGAGACGGTAAGGCGGGCCATCTTCTTCCATCCGATGGCAATTGCCGGGGCCGGGCTCTTTACAGCGACGTTTGCGGGCCTGCTCTCGATTGTCGCGGGGGTCCCGTTCATGACGGGGCTGTGGATCTATCCGTCGATCTTCGGCATCGAGGTTCCGCTCTCGACTCCCTTCCTGTTCGATGCTGGCGTCTACCTGGTCGTGGTGGGCGCCATCAGTTCGATCGTGCTGTCGCTCGAAGAGCGGGGAGGTGAGTGA
- a CDS encoding Na+/H+ antiporter subunit D, whose product MEAWFALLVGIFFSVAVYLMLSKFIIRVLLGVAVLGNAVNLLIFTGGRLTRDVPPVIPEGADALAAPAANALPQALILTAIVISFSFFAFLLVLSWRAYRDLATDNTDEMRVAEPVDEPVPRLDIDRAMAASISPSADLSAALVQAPPTVAAWLVILPVAWCLAIGALLVMLRRPIGIHPAITIIGLAGLVLVNGLLLKEVAENGPLTMVMGRWLPPFGIAFTADLTGALFAFAASLVALVAGVFSLGDINDSGRRYGFYPLLMLLMAGVSGAFLTGDIFNLYVWFEVLLISSFGLLVLGSEPEQIDGTVKYGFLNLVGTTLFLIATGYLYAVFGTLNMADIARKAEGLRDSVPLVTLAGLFTLAFAMKAAAFPVNFWLPASYHTPRVVVSALFGGLLTKVGVYALVRVMVMLFPVEREELSFILAVAGALTMIVGVLGAMAQTDFRRILGYLIVSGIGSMLAGIAVGGPGGIGGAIFYALHSMLVITGLYFASGIAMRLGGSASIATLAGLYRRHAGFAALTLMLCFAVSGLPPFSGFWPKVMLVKAALDIGAWWLAAALLLAGFLTTIVTGRLFLLAFWREGTRAGSEAVSLSPAALAPLAVLTGLTLLIGLYPEPLLAMIQNAAAGLAEPSAYVNSVFPGGP is encoded by the coding sequence ATGGAGGCCTGGTTTGCCTTGCTCGTCGGCATCTTCTTCAGCGTTGCCGTCTACCTCATGCTCTCGAAATTCATCATCCGCGTGCTCTTGGGCGTTGCAGTGCTCGGCAATGCGGTGAACTTGCTGATCTTTACGGGAGGCCGTCTGACGCGGGACGTGCCGCCGGTCATACCCGAAGGGGCCGATGCGCTCGCCGCTCCCGCAGCCAACGCACTCCCCCAGGCGTTGATCCTGACGGCAATCGTCATTTCCTTTTCCTTCTTCGCCTTCCTGCTCGTTCTTTCCTGGCGCGCCTATCGCGATCTCGCAACCGACAACACGGACGAAATGCGCGTCGCCGAACCGGTGGATGAACCGGTCCCCCGCTTGGATATTGACCGCGCCATGGCCGCTTCGATCTCACCTTCCGCCGATCTTTCCGCTGCGCTCGTTCAGGCGCCGCCGACGGTGGCCGCATGGCTGGTGATCCTGCCGGTCGCCTGGTGCCTTGCGATCGGCGCGCTCCTCGTCATGCTGCGCCGCCCGATCGGCATTCATCCGGCCATTACCATCATCGGCCTTGCCGGGCTCGTCCTGGTCAATGGGCTGCTTCTCAAGGAGGTCGCCGAGAACGGGCCGCTTACCATGGTAATGGGGCGCTGGTTGCCTCCCTTCGGCATCGCATTCACCGCCGACCTGACAGGGGCGCTGTTCGCCTTTGCCGCATCGCTTGTCGCGCTCGTGGCCGGCGTCTTCTCGCTTGGCGACATCAATGACAGTGGTCGTCGCTACGGTTTCTATCCGCTGCTGATGCTGCTGATGGCCGGCGTGTCGGGGGCTTTTCTGACCGGCGATATCTTTAATCTCTATGTCTGGTTCGAGGTGCTGCTGATCTCGTCCTTCGGCCTTCTCGTCCTGGGCTCCGAACCGGAGCAGATCGATGGAACAGTAAAATACGGGTTCCTCAATCTGGTCGGCACGACGCTGTTCCTGATAGCGACCGGCTACCTCTACGCCGTGTTCGGGACGCTCAACATGGCGGATATCGCCAGAAAGGCCGAGGGACTGCGCGACAGTGTTCCGCTGGTGACGCTGGCGGGTCTTTTCACGCTCGCCTTTGCCATGAAGGCGGCGGCCTTCCCGGTGAATTTTTGGCTGCCGGCCTCCTACCATACCCCCCGCGTCGTCGTGTCCGCGCTTTTCGGAGGCTTGCTCACCAAGGTCGGCGTCTACGCCCTGGTGCGCGTGATGGTCATGCTCTTCCCGGTGGAAAGGGAAGAACTGAGTTTCATTCTGGCCGTTGCAGGAGCTCTGACGATGATTGTCGGCGTGCTCGGCGCAATGGCGCAGACGGATTTCCGCCGCATTCTCGGCTACCTCATTGTCTCCGGCATCGGCTCGATGCTCGCCGGTATCGCCGTCGGTGGACCCGGCGGCATTGGGGGTGCAATCTTCTATGCGCTGCATTCCATGCTCGTGATAACCGGCCTCTACTTCGCCTCCGGCATCGCCATGCGTCTCGGCGGAAGCGCCTCGATCGCCACCCTTGCCGGCCTTTACCGTCGGCATGCCGGATTTGCCGCGCTCACCTTGATGTTATGTTTTGCCGTCTCGGGGCTCCCGCCCTTTTCCGGCTTCTGGCCAAAGGTCATGCTCGTCAAGGCCGCGCTTGATATCGGCGCCTGGTGGCTTGCCGCGGCGCTTCTTCTTGCTGGCTTCTTGACGACGATTGTCACCGGCCGCCTTTTCCTGTTGGCTTTCTGGCGGGAGGGGACGCGCGCCGGCAGCGAGGCGGTGTCGCTGTCGCCCGCGGCGTTGGCCCCGCTGGCGGTGCTTACCGGGCTGACTTTGTTGATCGGCCTTTACCCCGAGCCGCTGCTGGCGATGATTCAAAACGCGGCAGCAGGCCTTGCGGAGCCGTCGGCCTATGTGAATTCGGTCTTTCCGGGAGGGCCGTGA
- a CDS encoding Na+/H+ antiporter subunit E: MKFLQINLLFTVLWGAISASFTPTNLMLGFAVGALSLWLIRRELQPVTYPLRPLRLALLAALFFKELAVSAVKVAILVLRSRMGLKPGIFAYPLTAKSDFEITLLANLITLTPGTLSVDVSEDRKILYVHALDCADPGALRQDIARGFERRIREAFER; this comes from the coding sequence ATGAAATTCCTGCAGATCAATCTGCTTTTCACCGTTCTTTGGGGTGCCATCAGCGCCAGTTTCACGCCGACGAACCTCATGCTCGGCTTTGCTGTCGGCGCTTTGTCCCTGTGGCTGATCCGGCGCGAGCTGCAGCCGGTGACCTATCCCCTCAGACCGTTGCGGCTGGCTCTGCTTGCGGCACTGTTCTTCAAGGAGCTTGCCGTCTCGGCCGTCAAGGTCGCCATCCTCGTCCTGCGCTCGCGCATGGGCTTGAAACCCGGCATCTTCGCCTATCCGCTGACTGCCAAGAGCGATTTCGAGATCACCTTGCTCGCCAATCTTATCACGCTCACGCCCGGCACGCTTTCCGTTGACGTGTCCGAGGACCGCAAGATCCTCTATGTGCACGCGCTCGATTGCGCCGATCCGGGCGCCCTGCGGCAGGACATCGCACGTGGCTTCGAGCGGCGCATCCGGGAGGCTTTCGAACGATGA
- a CDS encoding cation:proton antiporter encodes MTPGTVLAAATSLALLLLSLALLMTVLRIIRGPTLPDRVLGLDMLVAIAIGFIAVIAIKTGFNLYIDIGIALGLVGFLATVAFARFILTRGLAPEQTGERAALMGAKAAVKREATRRKRRGGR; translated from the coding sequence ATGACGCCCGGAACGGTTCTGGCCGCAGCGACTAGTCTCGCGCTCCTGCTCCTGTCTCTCGCTCTCTTGATGACGGTGCTGCGCATTATCCGCGGGCCGACATTGCCGGATCGGGTGCTCGGTCTCGATATGCTGGTCGCGATCGCGATCGGCTTCATCGCGGTCATCGCCATCAAGACCGGCTTCAACCTTTATATCGACATCGGAATCGCCCTTGGTCTCGTCGGCTTCCTCGCGACCGTCGCCTTCGCGCGCTTCATCCTGACACGCGGCCTCGCGCCGGAGCAAACAGGAGAACGCGCAGCCCTGATGGGGGCAAAGGCAGCTGTCAAGCGGGAGGCAACCCGCCGCAAACGCCGGGGAGGCCGCTGA
- the mnhG gene encoding monovalent cation/H(+) antiporter subunit G has protein sequence MGTLIVAGITLLVAIIIVVGACFSLLAALGLLRFPDLYTRMHAASKAGTVGSGLLLVAAGLHSLDPAIFIRSLAGFVFLVLTAPISAHLLAKAAHQAGYRMTKLSVIDQLPKMEEPRRH, from the coding sequence ATGGGGACCCTTATCGTTGCCGGGATTACATTGCTGGTCGCGATCATCATCGTGGTTGGTGCGTGCTTTTCGCTGTTGGCGGCGCTGGGTCTCCTCCGCTTCCCGGATCTTTACACGCGCATGCACGCGGCCTCGAAAGCGGGCACCGTCGGTTCCGGCCTGCTGTTGGTCGCAGCCGGGCTGCATTCGCTCGACCCTGCCATTTTCATCCGCTCACTTGCCGGCTTCGTTTTTCTGGTGCTGACGGCGCCGATCTCGGCCCATCTGTTGGCGAAGGCTGCACATCAGGCGGGTTACAGGATGACGAAACTGTCGGTTATAGATCAGCTGCCAAAAATGGAAGAGCCGCGGCGGCATTGA
- the mucR gene encoding exopolysaccharide biosynthesis transcriptional regulator MucR encodes MSENTLGTSNELLVELTAEIVAAYVSNHVVPVAELPTLIADVHSALNNTTAPTPVVVPVEKPKPAVSVRKSVQDDQITCLECGGTFKSLKRHLMTHHNLSPEEYREKWDLPADYPMVAPAYAEARSRLAKEMGLGQRRKRRGK; translated from the coding sequence ATGAGTGAGAATACGCTCGGTACGAGCAACGAACTCCTGGTTGAGCTGACGGCGGAAATCGTTGCCGCCTATGTGAGCAACCATGTGGTTCCTGTTGCCGAGTTGCCGACGCTGATAGCCGATGTCCATTCGGCGCTCAATAACACGACGGCTCCCACGCCCGTGGTCGTGCCGGTCGAAAAGCCGAAGCCGGCCGTCTCGGTTCGCAAGTCGGTGCAGGACGATCAGATCACCTGCCTCGAATGCGGGGGCACGTTCAAATCGCTGAAGCGCCACTTGATGACCCACCACAATCTTTCGCCGGAAGAGTATCGCGAGAAGTGGGATCTGCCTGCGGACTATCCGATGGTGGCGCCGGCCTATGCGGAAGCCCGCTCGCGCCTCGCCAAGGAAATGGGACTCGGTCAGCGTCGCAAGCGTCGCGGCAAGTAA
- a CDS encoding SufE family protein produces the protein MVSLDQIIDDFAFLDEWEDRYRYVIELGKSLPEMPEVWRTSENKVQGCASQVWLATHTSGDLDDPVLTFDGESDAHIVRGLVAIALAIFSGKRASEIARIDALDIFGKIGLIEHLSSQRANGLRSMIRRIKGEAETRLPA, from the coding sequence ATGGTTTCACTTGACCAGATCATCGACGATTTCGCCTTTCTCGACGAATGGGAAGACCGCTACCGCTACGTCATCGAACTGGGCAAAAGCCTGCCGGAAATGCCGGAGGTCTGGAGGACCAGCGAGAACAAGGTGCAGGGCTGCGCCAGCCAGGTGTGGCTGGCGACCCATACGTCCGGTGATCTGGATGATCCGGTCCTGACTTTCGATGGCGAATCGGACGCGCATATCGTCCGTGGCCTAGTGGCGATCGCGCTTGCGATCTTTTCGGGCAAGCGCGCCTCCGAGATCGCCAGAATCGATGCCCTCGATATCTTCGGCAAGATCGGCCTTATCGAACATCTCTCGTCGCAGCGCGCCAACGGGCTGCGTTCGATGATCCGGAGAATCAAGGGCGAGGCCGAGACGCGCCTACCGGCGTAA